The proteins below are encoded in one region of Thermosulfurimonas marina:
- a CDS encoding HNH endonuclease, with product MSAESILQDKVLVLNRYYQAIQITTVLRAICHLVKGTAKVITPDWTTHTLEEWIEASRFYDNGRLIRSPSLSLVAPDAIYLTTYDRLPKMEVVFNRANLFMRDQYTCQYCGKSVKNPKDRTIDHVLPRSRGGKTVWTNVVLCCRKCNLKKGDRTPEEAGMRLLKKPEAPKWQSLFWEKFPEEKRRVWEPFLNFAGLYPDS from the coding sequence ATGAGTGCCGAAAGCATCCTTCAGGATAAGGTCCTGGTTCTCAATCGCTACTACCAGGCCATCCAGATTACCACCGTCCTGCGGGCCATCTGCCACCTGGTCAAGGGCACAGCCAAGGTCATTACCCCGGACTGGACCACCCACACCCTGGAGGAGTGGATCGAGGCCAGCCGCTTTTACGACAACGGCCGCCTCATCCGCAGCCCTTCCCTCTCCCTGGTAGCCCCGGATGCCATCTATCTTACCACCTACGACCGTCTTCCCAAGATGGAGGTGGTCTTCAACCGGGCCAATCTTTTCATGCGCGACCAATATACCTGCCAGTACTGCGGAAAATCCGTCAAGAACCCCAAAGATCGCACCATCGATCATGTCCTCCCCCGATCTCGGGGAGGAAAGACGGTGTGGACCAACGTGGTCCTCTGCTGCCGGAAGTGCAATCTCAAAAAAGGAGATCGGACCCCGGAAGAGGCCGGGATGCGTCTTCTCAAAAAGCCCGAGGCCCCCAAGTGGCAGAGTCTTTTCTGGGAGAAATTTCCCGAGGAAAAACGCCGGGTCTGGGAACCCTTCCTGAACTTTGCCGGACTCTATCCGGACTCCTGA
- a CDS encoding DUF6115 domain-containing protein: MLRFESGMEIYLWGQVFLDLLMLILIGLLFYRLRPVETSPRLAEKLSLLEGLIEDLSRYLEEEKKIFRRLERALAAGAEAWERSGEGRKDLRKEVVRLYREGVSPAEIARRLSLSEGEVELLISLERFKEGL; this comes from the coding sequence ATGTTACGGTTTGAGTCCGGAATGGAGATCTATCTCTGGGGGCAGGTTTTCCTGGATCTCCTCATGTTAATTCTTATCGGGCTCCTTTTTTACCGCCTGCGACCGGTGGAAACCTCCCCGAGGCTTGCGGAAAAACTTTCCCTCCTTGAGGGCTTGATCGAGGATCTTTCCCGCTATCTGGAGGAGGAAAAGAAGATCTTTCGGCGCCTGGAAAGAGCCCTTGCGGCCGGGGCCGAGGCCTGGGAGCGCTCCGGTGAGGGGCGAAAGGATTTGCGGAAGGAGGTGGTAAGGCTTTATCGGGAGGGGGTTTCCCCCGCGGAGATTGCTCGTCGCCTTTCCCTCTCGGAAGGGGAAGTGGAGCTTCTGATCTCGCTCGAAAGATTTAAGGAGGGGCTGTGA
- the ychF gene encoding redox-regulated ATPase YchF — MGVRVGIVGLPNVGKSTLFNALVEGSRAEVANYPFCTIDPNIGVVEVPDERVKILAEREGAAQAVPATVEFVDIAGLVRHASRGEGLGNQFLAHIREVEALAVVLRCFEDPEVVHVEGAVDPVRDLEILEVELIAKDLETVERRLSKVEKAARSGDRAAGEEYRHLEILRRILSEVEPLRKHREKIPPETLEYAFRTLFLLTLKPVLWVANLGEGDLPEGRENPHLVRLAERARNEGVPLIPLCAELEAQLAELSPEERREMLAAYGLAEPGLWRVIREAYGLLNLITFYTVNEKEARARTLRRGATALEAAAEIHTDMARGFIAAEVINFEDYRALSGLSEARKKGLVRLEGRDYPVKDGDILYIRFKV; from the coding sequence GTGGGAGTTCGGGTGGGGATCGTAGGCCTGCCCAATGTGGGAAAGTCCACCCTTTTTAATGCCCTGGTGGAGGGGAGCCGGGCGGAGGTGGCCAATTATCCCTTCTGCACCATAGATCCCAATATAGGGGTGGTGGAGGTCCCGGACGAGAGGGTAAAGATCCTGGCCGAGCGGGAGGGGGCGGCCCAGGCGGTGCCGGCCACGGTGGAGTTCGTGGATATTGCCGGTCTGGTGCGCCACGCCAGCCGGGGAGAGGGGCTGGGCAATCAGTTTCTGGCCCATATCCGGGAGGTGGAGGCTCTGGCGGTGGTCTTAAGGTGCTTTGAGGACCCGGAGGTGGTTCACGTGGAGGGGGCGGTGGATCCGGTGCGGGATCTCGAGATCCTGGAAGTGGAACTCATCGCCAAGGATCTGGAGACGGTGGAAAGGAGACTTTCCAAGGTGGAAAAGGCCGCCCGAAGCGGTGATCGGGCCGCAGGAGAGGAATACCGGCATCTAGAGATCCTCCGGCGGATCCTTTCCGAGGTGGAGCCCCTGCGCAAGCATCGGGAAAAGATTCCTCCCGAGACCCTGGAGTATGCCTTTCGGACCCTCTTTCTGCTTACGCTTAAACCGGTCCTCTGGGTGGCCAATCTGGGAGAGGGGGACCTTCCGGAGGGGAGGGAAAATCCTCATTTGGTGCGTCTTGCGGAGCGGGCCCGGAACGAAGGAGTGCCCCTTATTCCTCTCTGTGCGGAACTCGAGGCCCAGCTGGCGGAGCTTTCTCCGGAAGAACGTAGGGAGATGCTTGCGGCCTACGGCCTTGCGGAGCCCGGACTTTGGCGGGTCATCCGGGAGGCCTACGGGCTTTTAAACCTGATCACCTTTTACACCGTGAACGAAAAGGAGGCCCGGGCCCGGACCCTTCGCCGGGGAGCTACAGCCCTGGAGGCCGCAGCCGAAATTCATACCGATATGGCCCGAGGTTTTATCGCTGCCGAAGTGATCAACTTTGAGGACTATCGGGCCCTTTCCGGCCTTTCCGAGGCCCGCAAGAAGGGCCTGGTGCGCCTTGAAGGCCGGGACTACCCCGTAAAAGACGGGGACATCCTTTACATCCGCTTCAAAGTTTGA
- a CDS encoding chemotaxis protein CheW, with product MELPVPSSERTLALGEKTETFVTFWLGEFYFGLPISEVVEINRKLEITPVPLAPAYIRGIVNLRGQVLTAIDLARRIGLDGENAAEYNLIVRDEDEDKVSLLVERIGDILEVPVESIEEPPEKIEGMERRFVRWVCQLPERLLVILHTRELFQESG from the coding sequence GTGGAGCTGCCGGTACCCAGCAGTGAGAGGACTCTGGCCCTAGGAGAAAAGACGGAGACCTTCGTGACTTTCTGGCTGGGAGAATTCTATTTTGGGCTTCCGATCTCGGAGGTGGTGGAGATTAACCGGAAGCTGGAGATCACACCCGTTCCCCTGGCCCCGGCTTATATCCGGGGGATCGTGAACCTGCGGGGGCAGGTCCTTACGGCCATCGATCTGGCCCGGAGGATCGGTCTGGATGGGGAAAACGCCGCGGAATACAACCTCATTGTGCGAGATGAGGACGAGGATAAGGTGAGCCTCCTGGTGGAAAGGATCGGGGACATCTTGGAGGTGCCGGTGGAGAGCATAGAAGAGCCTCCGGAAAAGATCGAGGGGATGGAAAGGCGTTTTGTGCGCTGGGTGTGTCAGCTTCCGGAAAGGCTCCTGGTGATCCTCCATACCCGGGAACTCTTTCAGGAGTCCGGATAG
- a CDS encoding response regulator, whose translation MKALVVDDSKPIRQIERKYLEELGFEVVEAENGKEALERLKEHPDVRLILLDWHMPVMNGYEFLKAVRANPDWKEIKIMMVTTENQQQSVIEAIMAGANEYLMKPFDKDMLEAKIRFLLEEAL comes from the coding sequence ATGAAAGCCCTGGTGGTGGACGACTCCAAGCCCATCCGCCAGATCGAAAGAAAGTATCTGGAGGAGCTGGGCTTTGAGGTGGTGGAGGCCGAAAACGGAAAGGAGGCCCTGGAAAGGCTCAAGGAACACCCAGACGTGCGCCTCATTCTTCTGGACTGGCACATGCCGGTAATGAACGGCTACGAGTTCCTTAAGGCCGTACGGGCCAATCCGGACTGGAAGGAGATCAAGATCATGATGGTCACCACCGAAAATCAGCAACAGAGTGTTATTGAGGCCATCATGGCCGGGGCCAACGAATACCTCATGAAACCCTTTGACAAGGATATGCTCGAGGCCAAGATCCGTTTTCTCCTGGAGGAGGCCCTGTGA
- a CDS encoding chemotaxis protein CheW, translated as MSFEEEVLKDFLTEAKESLEKLDEEFVELEQDPQNTEILKSIFRTMHTLKGTAGFFGFKTLEGIAHFAEDILSKLRDGLVVADEEIIDMLLRAVDHIKAIIAHLEDHKQEPVDETYLDFLVELSNFAEKIARRAQGEAPKEEAPKEETQPPSEEVPSEEAPPEPSAEAKGPEEAPPAEEPVREEKPSEERPPAPSEARPEEPKTPKAPPQVSFAETHIRVDVKLLDHLMNLAGELVLARNRLVQLAGEKADPELLRATQNLSLVTTEMQETIMKTRMQPIGNLFNKFPRIVRDLARSTGKKINLHIEGADTELDRSIIEAIKDPLTHLVRNSVDHGIESPEERAQVGKPQVGTLVLRAYHEGGQVVVEIEDDGRGIDVEKIKRKAVERGLISPEEASRMGEREALNLIFRPGFSTAEKVTNISGRGVGMDVVKTNIERLGGSVEIQTVKGAGTTVRIKIPLTLAIVPALIVLSGGERYAIPQVGLKELVNLESQEEIHRIGDSEFYRLRGEIIPIVRLAKILGLPDGEARSLAILTTGTIDFGLLVDEVRDSEEIVVKPLGRLLKGIPVYAGATIMGDGKVALILDVVGLSRYVGFKAEEARRLLEEEGVRRVTEEKQFVLLFKVHPQEQFALPLSLVSRLDKVKAEDLEFVGGKEVVQYKGRSVPVIRLENYLPIQPLPEQEEYNLLLFEEGEKRVAVLVSEIVDSLETDLELDEDIYHTEGILGNRILNGRTTIFVDIYKIIEMYDPEWFQRREVAEPRRILYAEDSTFYAGLVRNYLEAAGFEVDLASNGREAWEKLQQESYDLLITDIEMPEMDGIELAKKVRSDERFRNLPVMVLTSLSGEEIYRKAREAGADEFQIKLDRQAVISAVERLLEESRLKEAAA; from the coding sequence ATGTCCTTTGAAGAAGAGGTCCTTAAAGATTTTCTCACCGAGGCCAAGGAGAGCCTGGAGAAGCTTGATGAAGAATTTGTGGAGCTTGAGCAGGATCCCCAGAATACGGAGATCCTCAAGAGCATCTTTCGGACCATGCACACCCTTAAGGGGACGGCGGGCTTTTTCGGCTTCAAGACCCTGGAGGGGATCGCCCATTTTGCCGAAGATATCCTTTCCAAACTGCGGGACGGGCTGGTGGTGGCCGACGAGGAGATCATCGACATGTTGCTCCGGGCGGTAGATCACATCAAGGCCATCATCGCCCATCTTGAGGACCACAAGCAGGAGCCGGTGGACGAGACCTATTTGGATTTTCTGGTAGAGCTCAGCAACTTTGCGGAAAAGATCGCCCGGCGGGCCCAGGGGGAGGCCCCAAAGGAAGAGGCTCCGAAGGAGGAGACCCAGCCCCCCTCCGAGGAGGTTCCTTCTGAGGAAGCCCCCCCGGAACCCTCTGCGGAGGCCAAAGGGCCTGAGGAGGCCCCTCCGGCGGAAGAACCCGTCCGGGAAGAAAAGCCTTCCGAAGAAAGGCCTCCGGCCCCCTCGGAGGCCCGGCCCGAGGAACCTAAGACCCCCAAGGCCCCGCCTCAGGTCTCCTTTGCCGAGACCCACATTCGGGTGGATGTGAAACTCCTGGATCATCTCATGAATCTGGCCGGAGAGCTGGTCCTGGCGCGAAATCGCTTGGTGCAGCTAGCCGGAGAGAAGGCCGACCCCGAGCTCCTGCGGGCTACCCAGAACCTCTCCCTGGTGACCACGGAGATGCAGGAAACCATCATGAAGACCCGCATGCAGCCCATCGGGAATCTTTTCAATAAGTTCCCGAGGATCGTGCGGGATCTGGCCCGCTCTACCGGCAAAAAGATCAATCTCCATATTGAAGGGGCCGATACCGAACTGGATCGTTCCATTATTGAGGCCATCAAGGATCCTTTGACCCACCTGGTCCGCAATTCCGTGGATCACGGGATCGAGTCCCCGGAAGAAAGGGCCCAGGTGGGGAAACCCCAGGTGGGGACCTTGGTCCTGCGGGCCTATCATGAGGGCGGTCAGGTGGTGGTGGAGATCGAAGATGACGGCCGGGGAATAGATGTAGAAAAGATCAAACGCAAGGCCGTGGAAAGAGGCCTCATCTCCCCGGAAGAGGCCTCGCGGATGGGGGAAAGGGAGGCCCTGAATCTCATTTTCCGTCCCGGCTTTTCCACCGCGGAGAAGGTCACCAACATCTCCGGCCGCGGGGTGGGCATGGATGTGGTCAAGACCAACATCGAGCGCCTGGGGGGAAGTGTGGAGATCCAGACCGTCAAAGGGGCCGGGACCACGGTGCGCATCAAGATCCCACTCACCCTGGCCATCGTTCCGGCTCTGATCGTGCTTTCCGGAGGGGAGCGCTACGCCATCCCCCAGGTGGGCCTCAAAGAACTGGTGAATCTCGAGAGCCAGGAGGAAATCCACCGCATCGGGGATTCGGAATTCTATCGCCTCCGCGGAGAAATCATCCCCATTGTGCGGCTGGCCAAAATCCTGGGGCTTCCAGACGGAGAGGCCCGGAGTCTGGCCATTCTTACCACCGGAACCATAGATTTTGGGCTCCTGGTGGACGAGGTGCGGGACTCGGAGGAGATTGTGGTCAAACCCCTGGGGAGACTTCTCAAAGGGATTCCGGTCTATGCCGGGGCCACCATCATGGGGGACGGAAAGGTGGCCCTGATTCTCGATGTGGTGGGGCTTTCGCGGTATGTGGGCTTTAAGGCCGAGGAGGCCCGCCGTCTCCTGGAAGAAGAGGGGGTCCGCAGGGTCACTGAAGAAAAACAATTCGTACTTCTTTTCAAGGTCCATCCCCAGGAACAATTTGCCCTTCCGCTCTCCCTGGTCTCCCGGCTGGACAAGGTCAAGGCGGAAGATCTGGAATTTGTGGGAGGAAAGGAAGTGGTCCAGTACAAGGGGCGCTCGGTCCCGGTGATCCGGCTGGAGAATTATCTCCCTATTCAGCCCCTTCCGGAGCAGGAGGAGTACAACCTTCTTCTCTTCGAGGAGGGAGAGAAGCGGGTGGCGGTTCTGGTCTCGGAGATCGTGGACAGCCTCGAGACCGACCTTGAGCTGGACGAGGACATTTACCACACGGAGGGGATTCTCGGCAATCGCATCCTGAACGGCCGCACGACCATCTTTGTGGACATTTATAAGATCATCGAGATGTACGACCCTGAGTGGTTCCAGCGCCGGGAGGTGGCTGAGCCGCGGCGGATCCTTTACGCCGAGGATTCCACCTTCTATGCCGGACTGGTCAGGAATTATCTGGAGGCCGCGGGCTTTGAGGTGGACCTGGCCTCAAACGGTCGGGAGGCCTGGGAAAAGCTCCAGCAGGAGTCCTACGACCTCCTCATCACGGATATAGAGATGCCGGAGATGGACGGGATCGAACTTGCCAAAAAGGTCCGATCGGACGAGAGGTTCCGGAATCTTCCCGTTATGGTTCTTACCAGTCTTTCCGGGGAGGAGATTTACCGCAAGGCCCGGGAAGCCGGGGCCGACGAATTTCAGATTAAGCTTGACCGGCAGGCGGTGATTTCCGCGGTGGAGCGGCTCCTGGAGGAATCCCGGCTTAAGGAGGCCGCAGCTTGA
- a CDS encoding protein-glutamate methylesterase/protein-glutamine glutaminase — protein sequence MIRVLIVDDSPVIRRLLKEVLSKEPDIEVVGEARDGREAVELAQALRPDVITLDIEMPVMDGLSALREICRLVPRAKVIMFSTLTEKGARETLEALSLGAFDFVTKPKGANLFDSLTRIKSELLPKIRAAVPAVRKPILPRRPAPPRPRVLSPGVYSVVGIGVSTGGPRALMEIMPRLPANFPAPILLVQHMPPLFTAQLAQSLDQRSALRVKEARSGEPVVKGTVYVAPGDYHMEVRGSGRTKTIYLHQGPPENGCRPAVDPLFRSLAKVYNGTAVAVVLTGMGQDGREGARKIKEKGGLVIAQDEKTSTVYGMPRAVVEAGLADLILPLSEIPIKLQEIFLGKGRA from the coding sequence GTGATTCGAGTCCTCATCGTGGATGACTCTCCGGTCATCCGGAGGCTTCTCAAAGAGGTCCTTTCCAAGGAGCCGGATATCGAGGTAGTGGGCGAGGCCCGGGACGGGAGGGAAGCCGTGGAGCTGGCCCAGGCCCTGCGTCCAGATGTGATCACCCTGGACATCGAGATGCCGGTGATGGATGGCCTTTCGGCCCTGCGGGAGATCTGCCGTCTGGTGCCCCGGGCCAAGGTAATCATGTTTTCCACCCTTACGGAAAAGGGGGCCCGGGAAACCTTAGAGGCCCTATCTCTCGGGGCCTTCGATTTCGTGACCAAGCCCAAAGGGGCCAACCTTTTCGATAGTTTAACCCGCATAAAGTCCGAACTCCTTCCCAAGATCCGGGCCGCGGTGCCTGCGGTCCGCAAGCCGATTCTTCCCCGCCGGCCGGCCCCTCCGAGGCCCCGGGTGCTCTCCCCTGGGGTTTATTCCGTGGTGGGAATCGGGGTTTCCACCGGAGGCCCTAGGGCCCTCATGGAGATCATGCCCCGGCTTCCGGCGAACTTCCCGGCCCCGATACTCCTGGTCCAGCATATGCCCCCGCTTTTTACCGCCCAGTTGGCCCAGAGCCTGGATCAGCGTTCGGCCCTGCGGGTAAAAGAGGCCCGCTCCGGGGAGCCGGTGGTGAAGGGCACGGTCTATGTGGCCCCGGGCGACTATCACATGGAGGTGCGGGGTTCGGGGAGGACTAAAACCATCTATCTCCACCAGGGCCCCCCGGAAAACGGTTGTCGTCCGGCGGTGGATCCCCTCTTTCGGTCCCTGGCCAAGGTCTATAACGGCACTGCGGTGGCTGTGGTTCTCACCGGAATGGGCCAGGACGGCCGTGAGGGGGCCCGCAAGATTAAAGAGAAGGGAGGACTGGTTATCGCCCAAGACGAGAAAACCTCCACCGTTTACGGGATGCCCCGGGCGGTGGTCGAAGCGGGGCTGGCGGACCTGATTCTGCCCCTTTCGGAGATACCTATTAAGCTCCAGGAGATCTTTTTAGGAAAGGGAAGAGCATGA
- a CDS encoding CheR family methyltransferase — translation MRPEIFDFFTLLVEKVSGISLKTGKEYLVENRLNELARSLGYRDHEELYQVARSKLTRQLLEQIVDALTTNETYFFRDQHPFESLRKHIIPELKEKRSGLKRLTFWSAACSTGQEPYSLAILLKEYFPDLVSSWRVEILASDISESALKKAREGVYTQIEVNRGLPVTFLVKYFKQTGSHWKVAEELKNLVKFRKINLVEPLRGVGSFDVILCRYVLIYFAPAMKKRVWENLCRVLNPGGYLILGATEFPPGLPPDMEKKILGKTVCFRRKD, via the coding sequence ATGAGGCCGGAGATCTTCGATTTTTTCACTCTACTGGTGGAAAAGGTCAGCGGTATCTCTCTCAAAACCGGCAAGGAATATCTGGTGGAAAACCGCCTGAACGAGCTGGCCCGCTCCCTGGGCTACCGGGATCATGAAGAGCTCTATCAGGTGGCTCGCAGCAAGCTCACGCGCCAGCTTCTGGAGCAGATCGTGGACGCCCTTACTACCAACGAGACCTACTTTTTTCGGGATCAACACCCCTTTGAGTCCCTGAGAAAACACATTATTCCGGAATTAAAGGAAAAGAGGTCCGGCCTTAAAAGGCTCACCTTCTGGTCGGCGGCCTGCTCCACTGGTCAGGAGCCTTATAGCCTGGCCATTCTCCTCAAGGAATATTTTCCGGATCTGGTGAGCTCCTGGCGGGTAGAGATCCTGGCCTCGGACATCTCGGAAAGTGCGCTCAAGAAGGCCCGGGAGGGAGTCTATACCCAGATCGAGGTCAACCGGGGTCTTCCGGTGACCTTTCTGGTAAAATATTTCAAACAGACGGGATCGCACTGGAAGGTCGCCGAAGAGTTGAAAAATCTGGTAAAATTTCGGAAAATAAACCTAGTGGAGCCCCTGCGGGGCGTGGGGAGCTTTGATGTGATCCTCTGCCGCTATGTGCTGATCTACTTTGCCCCGGCGATGAAAAAGCGCGTCTGGGAAAACCTCTGCCGGGTATTGAATCCGGGGGGATACCTCATCTTGGGGGCCACGGAGTTCCCTCCCGGCCTCCCCCCGGATATGGAAAAGAAGATTTTGGGAAAGACGGTCTGTTTCCGCAGAAAGGACTAA
- a CDS encoding flagellar hook-length control protein FliK: MRVITPAPVTYLPENLVPLFSQPGRELTVRVIEVEGKTLTLETGGERFQARLAGSLFPEAFRPGESLRVRVVSTGPPLLLHLVEGREGGRPLSRLKYLLALLPQAAAEFPSELPAVSEKEGLAPLVALLVEALKEEKREILREKSEAFHSQKDLVQFFRHLFSEGALVLPFVFADRLSWGLLEAEGQKEGRKERYFYLRLFLSELGLVEVLLQAQDQHLGLHFYFSREETLKLAREALSELRGALLERGFVPEITLEKGYYEPGVILAREG, encoded by the coding sequence GTGAGGGTCATCACTCCGGCTCCGGTAACCTATCTTCCCGAAAATCTGGTCCCTCTCTTTTCCCAGCCCGGAAGGGAGCTTACGGTGCGGGTGATCGAGGTAGAAGGCAAGACCCTGACCTTAGAGACCGGAGGGGAGCGCTTTCAGGCCCGCCTGGCCGGAAGTCTCTTTCCGGAGGCCTTTCGTCCGGGAGAAAGCCTGCGGGTAAGAGTGGTCTCTACCGGGCCTCCGCTTCTTCTTCATCTGGTAGAGGGGCGGGAAGGGGGGCGGCCGCTCTCTCGGCTGAAATATCTTCTGGCCCTCTTGCCTCAGGCTGCGGCTGAATTTCCCTCCGAACTTCCGGCGGTCTCGGAAAAAGAAGGCCTGGCCCCTCTGGTGGCCTTGCTGGTGGAGGCCCTAAAGGAAGAAAAAAGAGAGATCCTCCGGGAAAAAAGCGAAGCTTTCCATTCTCAGAAAGACCTCGTTCAATTTTTTCGGCATCTTTTTTCCGAGGGGGCCTTGGTGCTTCCCTTTGTCTTTGCCGATCGTCTTTCCTGGGGTCTCCTTGAGGCCGAGGGGCAAAAGGAAGGACGGAAAGAGCGCTATTTTTACCTCCGCCTTTTCCTTTCGGAGCTGGGGCTGGTAGAGGTCCTTCTGCAGGCTCAGGATCAGCACCTGGGATTGCATTTTTATTTTTCAAGGGAGGAGACCCTGAAGTTGGCCCGAGAGGCCCTTTCTGAACTGCGAGGGGCCTTGCTGGAGAGAGGCTTTGTACCGGAGATCACCCTGGAAAAAGGCTATTATGAGCCGGGAGTAATCCTGGCTAGGGAGGGATAG
- a CDS encoding DnaJ C-terminal domain-containing protein has product MREGELLRILGLSPGAGWEEIRRAYLRRVKEWHPDRGGDPERYLRLQEAYQELRQRYGEGERVQILRERPGRGDYFLSFIELTIREAALGTEKRVRVPEEPVPCSHCGGGGRDPWGKKVRCEVCKGRGLVLEEGPYRSLCPRCRGEGEIWLSPCPQCRGKGEIRGEKEVLVHIPPGVREGDLLFVPRRPGGPGLDVYLEVLLRREEDLYFEGEDLVLRVRVPFWKAALGGKVQVETLEGPEEIELPRGLPSGARLVLSHRGPFGSDGRRGNLILQFEVWFPEAYPPKAQELLQEFYHLMEEAYGGAAGTQQ; this is encoded by the coding sequence TTGAGGGAGGGGGAACTTCTCAGGATCCTGGGGCTTTCCCCCGGGGCCGGCTGGGAGGAGATTCGCCGGGCCTATCTCCGGCGGGTCAAGGAGTGGCATCCGGACCGGGGAGGAGATCCGGAGCGCTATCTTCGGCTCCAGGAGGCCTATCAAGAACTGCGACAGCGCTACGGGGAGGGAGAGCGGGTTCAGATCCTAAGGGAGCGACCTGGCCGGGGAGACTATTTTCTTTCTTTTATAGAGCTTACCATTCGGGAGGCGGCCCTGGGCACGGAAAAGAGGGTCAGGGTGCCGGAAGAGCCAGTCCCCTGCAGTCACTGCGGAGGCGGAGGCCGTGATCCCTGGGGAAAGAAGGTGCGCTGTGAGGTCTGTAAAGGCCGGGGGCTGGTCCTTGAGGAAGGCCCTTACCGGAGTCTCTGCCCCCGATGCCGGGGGGAAGGGGAGATCTGGCTTTCCCCCTGCCCCCAGTGTCGGGGAAAGGGTGAGATCCGTGGGGAAAAGGAGGTCCTGGTCCATATCCCTCCCGGAGTGCGGGAGGGGGATCTGCTTTTCGTGCCCCGGAGACCCGGGGGGCCGGGGCTGGATGTATATCTGGAGGTCCTCCTGCGTCGGGAGGAGGATCTGTATTTTGAAGGAGAAGACCTGGTGCTGAGGGTAAGGGTCCCCTTCTGGAAGGCGGCCCTGGGAGGGAAGGTCCAGGTGGAGACCCTGGAAGGCCCGGAAGAGATCGAACTTCCCCGGGGCCTTCCCTCGGGGGCCCGGCTGGTACTTTCTCATCGCGGGCCCTTCGGAAGCGATGGCCGCCGAGGGAACCTCATTCTACAGTTCGAGGTCTGGTTCCCGGAGGCCTATCCCCCGAAGGCCCAGGAACTTTTGCAAGAATTCTATCACCTGATGGAGGAGGCTTATGGTGGAGCTGCCGGTACCCAGCAGTGA
- a CDS encoding pyruvate kinase alpha/beta domain-containing protein, producing the protein MLILEKAGKHNTEAVIQLVKEEAPKRGLRHVVVASTFGDTGLLAARELCPLGLKVVVVTHNVGFREPGTLEMTPETRREIESLGAVVYTGTMVFRNLGTAIRELLHYSQQDLVANTLRIFGQGLKVCVEIVLMACDAGLIPPEDVVAVAGTARGADTAALIRAMPSNRFFHLKVREIWAKPRDW; encoded by the coding sequence ATGTTGATTTTGGAGAAGGCCGGAAAACACAATACCGAGGCCGTAATCCAACTGGTCAAGGAAGAGGCCCCCAAGAGGGGCCTGCGGCATGTGGTGGTGGCCTCTACTTTCGGGGACACAGGGCTTCTGGCGGCCCGCGAACTCTGTCCCCTGGGGCTTAAAGTGGTGGTGGTGACCCACAACGTAGGTTTCCGGGAGCCGGGGACCCTGGAGATGACTCCGGAGACTCGCCGAGAGATTGAATCCCTTGGCGCGGTGGTATATACCGGAACCATGGTCTTTCGAAACCTGGGAACCGCCATCCGAGAGCTCCTGCACTATTCCCAGCAGGACCTGGTGGCCAACACCCTGAGGATTTTCGGCCAGGGTCTTAAGGTCTGTGTAGAAATTGTACTTATGGCCTGTGATGCCGGACTTATTCCTCCCGAAGATGTAGTGGCCGTGGCCGGGACGGCCCGGGGGGCGGATACCGCGGCCCTGATTCGGGCTATGCCTTCCAATCGATTTTTTCACCTCAAGGTCCGGGAGATCTGGGCCAAACCGCGCGACTGGTAG